The Aphis gossypii isolate Hap1 chromosome 3, ASM2018417v2, whole genome shotgun sequence genome includes a region encoding these proteins:
- the LOC114128116 gene encoding dynamin-like 120 kDa protein, mitochondrial isoform X2: MEILACRRPVLLSILKKRKLIKRLNTYSHTQQRSLSNIMLRRMDRNPIFKINNPQLSRNFSMMRILNSILKLRYLVIGSAVGGGVSVSKKYQEWKDSLPDLSWLDDIFANNNTANTIQTSLKSIMDTMQDFDFDSSKSNEKLGNLKVWLDSSIDQLFKATEITESDDQSKIVEDISPIITKAATTDSKDYKQKLEMSQQELIEVQLKYQKELEKLEKENKELRKILLLAKNHKMNLRKVKKSLIDMYSELLDELNDYDSNYQTQDHLPRVIVIGDQSSGKTSVLEMIAQARIFPRGAGEMMTRAPVKVTLSEGPYHVAKFKDSAKEFDLTKESELAELRKEVEVRMKKTVSRGNSVSNEVISMTVRGPGLQRMVLVDLPGIISSVTQGMAPDTRECIRQMTTAHMSNPNAIILCVQDGSVDAERSNVTDLVSQIDPQGRRTILVLTKVDLAEKNMANADRVNKILSGSLFPMKALGYFAVITGKGSQNDSIDSIKEYEEKFFRNSKLFRDSIGISSQLTTRNLSIAVSDCFWKMVRETVEQQADSFKATRYNLETEWKNNFPRYLELDRDDLFEKARGEVLNEVVNLSLVSVKDWEEKLNAELWNSISHYIIENVYLPAGYSVNQTNSTASFNTVVDIKLKQFAEEQLPRKSINIGWIVLKDMFKTMFEKNQNQKLQASDEILENLKTAVIDEALTRHSWEDKALEMLRVIQLNTLEDRCIKDKYNWDQAAQFLTSTLEHNLKVTDDLLKEMTGPSNYEKWFYWQSCTAEQTKRSNIKYELENLLHSDPNHSNLLSKDEQITISNNLKQKTGTPYELDEIWQTWYLVYRRHYFKTALENAHNIKKQFYHYQETNELQNEYYDIEMFWRIIRMIKVTANVLRQQITNRELRRLHKELKEVLDEYSQNNEIKCKLLTGRRVTLVEELNKVKQIQEKLEDFIEALNKEK; encoded by the exons atggagATATTAGCTTGTCGACGACCTGTTCTATTGAGCATTTTAAAGAAACGAAAGCTCATTAAAAGACTTAATACATACAGCCATACTCAACAAAGAAGTTTAAGCAATATTATGCTACGTAGAATGGACAGGAatccaatatttaaaataaataatccacaGTTATCAAGAAATTTTTCGATGATgcgtattttaaattcaattctaAAATTACGATATTTAGTGATAGGCAGTGCTGTTGGTGGTGGTGTATCTGTTTCAAAG aaataccaAGAATGGAAAGATTCATTACCTGATTTAAGTTGGCTGGATGATATTTTTGCCAACAATAACACAGCCAATACTATTCAAACATCATTGAAATCAATTATGGATACTATGCAGGATTTTGATTTTG ACTCTTCAAAATCTAATGAAAAATTGGGAAATTTAAAGGTCTGGCTTGATTCTAGTATTGATCAATTATTTAAGGCTACAGAAATAACTGAATCAGATGATCAAT ctaaAATTGTTGAAGATATATCTCCCATTATTACTAAAGCTGCAACAACAGACTCTAAAGATTACAAACAGAAATTGG aaatgtCACAACAAGAACTTATAGAAGTACAGTTAAAGTATCAAAAAGAACTGGAAAAACTAGAAAAGGAAAATAAAGAATTgcgaaaaatacttttacttgcaaaaaatcataaaatgaatttgagaaaagttaaa aaATCATTAATAGATATGTATTCTGAACTACTTGATGAATTGAATGATTACGATTCAAATTACCAAACTCAGGACCATTTGCCCAGAGTTATTGTAATTGGTGATCAAAGTTCTGGAAAAACATCAGTATTAGAAATGATAGCACAAGCAAGGATTTTTCctag ggGTGCTGGAGAAATGATGACCAGAGCACCTGTTAAAGTTACTTTAAGTGAAGGCCCATATCATGTAGCAAAATTTAAAGACAGTGCTAAAGAATTTGATTTAACTAAAGAATCTGAGTTAGCTGAACTCAGAAAAGAA gtAGAAGtaagaatgaaaaaaactgTAAGCCGTGGAAATTCTGTGAGTAATGAAGTTATTTCTATGACTGTCCGTGGTCCTGGTCTCCAACGAATGGTACTTGTTGATCTACCTGGCATCATTAGT agtgTGACTCAAGGCATGGCACCTGATACACGAGAATGTATTCGTCAGATGACTACAGCACACATGTCTAATCCAAATGCAATCATTCTCTGTGTTCAAGACGGGTCTGTAGATGCAGAGAGAAGTAATGTTACAGATTTGGTATCTCAAATTGATCCACAAGGTCGACgtactattttagttttaactaaaGTTGATTTGgctgaaaaaaatatggcCAACGCAGACCGT gttaataaaattcttagtGGTAGTCTATTTCCTATGAAAGCATTGGGATACTTTGCTGTTATAACCGGCAAAGGCAGTCAAAATGATAGTATTGATAGTATAAAAGAATATGAAGAGAAGTTTTTTAGGAATTCAAAGCTATTCAG AGATTCCATTGGCATTTCATCACAATTGACAACACGTAACTTGAGTATAGCTGTTTCTGATTGTTTTTGGAAAATGGTTCGTGAAACAGTAGAGCAACAAGCAGATTCTTTTAAAGCAACTAGATACAATTTGGAGACAgaatggaaaaataattttccaag GTATTTAGAACTTGACAGGGACGATTTGTTTGAAAAGGCTCGGGGTGAAGTCTTAAATGAAGTAGTAAATCTTAGTCTTGTGTCTGTTAAGGATTGGGAAGAAAAACTTAATGCTGAACTTTGGAACAGCATTTctcattatataattgaaaatgtctATTTGCCTGCAGGCTATTCAGTGAATCAAACCAATAGTactg CAAGTTTCAATACAGTGgttgatattaaattgaaacagTTTGCAGAGGAGCAATTACCTAGAAAATCAATTAACATAGGTTGGATTGTGTTGAAAgatatgtttaaaacaatgtttgaaaaaaaccaaaaccaAAAACTTCAAGCATCCGatgaaattttagaaaatttaaaaactgctGTCATTGATGAAGCATTAACAAGACACTCTTGGGAAGacaag gcaTTAGAAATGCTACGAGTAATACAATTGAACACTTTAGAAGACAGgtgtataaaagataaatataactgGGATCAAGCAGCCCAATTCCTTACTAGTACTCtggaacataatttaaaa GTAACTGATGACTTACTAAAAGAAATGACTGGACCTTCTAACTATGAGAAATGGTTTTACTGGCAAAGTTGTACAGCTGAGCAAACTAAaagaagtaatataaaatacgaacTGGAAAATTTATTGCACTCGGATcct aaccatagtaatttattaagtaaagaTGAACAGATAACCATAAGCAACAATTTGAAACAGAAAACTGGAACACCTTATGAACTTGATGAAATATGGCAAACGTGGTATTTAGTATATAGgcgtcattattttaaaacggcTTTAGAAAATGCAcacaacattaaaaaacaattttaccatTATCAAGAAACAAATGAACTAcag aatgaatattatgatattgaaaTGTTTTGGAGAATAATACGTATGATCAAAGTAACGGCCAACGTCTTAAgacaacaaattacaaatagagaat TGAGACGTTTACATAAGGAATTGAAGGAAGTTTTGGATGAGTACAGCCAAAATAATGAGATCAAATGCAAACTGTTGACCGGTCGTCGAGTAACTCTAGTCGAAGAACTCA atAAAGTTAAACAAATCCAAGAAAAACTAGAAGATTTCATTGAAGCAttgaataaagaaaaataa
- the LOC114128116 gene encoding dynamin-like 120 kDa protein, mitochondrial isoform X3 yields MILVINLIMEILACRRPVLLSILKKRKLIKRLNTYSHTQQRSLSNIMLRRMDRNPIFKINNPQLSRNFSMMRILNSILKLRYLVIGSAVGGGVSVSKKYQEWKDSLPDLSWLDDIFANNNTANTIQTSLKSIMDTMQDFDFAKIVEDISPIITKAATTDSKDYKQKLEMSQQELIEVQLKYQKELEKLEKENKELRKILLLAKNHKMNLRKVKKSLIDMYSELLDELNDYDSNYQTQDHLPRVIVIGDQSSGKTSVLEMIAQARIFPRGAGEMMTRAPVKVTLSEGPYHVAKFKDSAKEFDLTKESELAELRKEVEVRMKKTVSRGNSVSNEVISMTVRGPGLQRMVLVDLPGIISSVTQGMAPDTRECIRQMTTAHMSNPNAIILCVQDGSVDAERSNVTDLVSQIDPQGRRTILVLTKVDLAEKNMANADRVNKILSGSLFPMKALGYFAVITGKGSQNDSIDSIKEYEEKFFRNSKLFRDSIGISSQLTTRNLSIAVSDCFWKMVRETVEQQADSFKATRYNLETEWKNNFPRYLELDRDDLFEKARGEVLNEVVNLSLVSVKDWEEKLNAELWNSISHYIIENVYLPAGYSVNQTNSTASFNTVVDIKLKQFAEEQLPRKSINIGWIVLKDMFKTMFEKNQNQKLQASDEILENLKTAVIDEALTRHSWEDKALEMLRVIQLNTLEDRCIKDKYNWDQAAQFLTSTLEHNLKVTDDLLKEMTGPSNYEKWFYWQSCTAEQTKRSNIKYELENLLHSDPNHSNLLSKDEQITISNNLKQKTGTPYELDEIWQTWYLVYRRHYFKTALENAHNIKKQFYHYQETNELQNEYYDIEMFWRIIRMIKVTANVLRQQITNRELRRLHKELKEVLDEYSQNNEIKCKLLTGRRVTLVEELNKVKQIQEKLEDFIEALNKEK; encoded by the exons atGATACTAGTG attaatttaataatggagATATTAGCTTGTCGACGACCTGTTCTATTGAGCATTTTAAAGAAACGAAAGCTCATTAAAAGACTTAATACATACAGCCATACTCAACAAAGAAGTTTAAGCAATATTATGCTACGTAGAATGGACAGGAatccaatatttaaaataaataatccacaGTTATCAAGAAATTTTTCGATGATgcgtattttaaattcaattctaAAATTACGATATTTAGTGATAGGCAGTGCTGTTGGTGGTGGTGTATCTGTTTCAAAG aaataccaAGAATGGAAAGATTCATTACCTGATTTAAGTTGGCTGGATGATATTTTTGCCAACAATAACACAGCCAATACTATTCAAACATCATTGAAATCAATTATGGATACTATGCAGGATTTTGATTTTG ctaaAATTGTTGAAGATATATCTCCCATTATTACTAAAGCTGCAACAACAGACTCTAAAGATTACAAACAGAAATTGG aaatgtCACAACAAGAACTTATAGAAGTACAGTTAAAGTATCAAAAAGAACTGGAAAAACTAGAAAAGGAAAATAAAGAATTgcgaaaaatacttttacttgcaaaaaatcataaaatgaatttgagaaaagttaaa aaATCATTAATAGATATGTATTCTGAACTACTTGATGAATTGAATGATTACGATTCAAATTACCAAACTCAGGACCATTTGCCCAGAGTTATTGTAATTGGTGATCAAAGTTCTGGAAAAACATCAGTATTAGAAATGATAGCACAAGCAAGGATTTTTCctag ggGTGCTGGAGAAATGATGACCAGAGCACCTGTTAAAGTTACTTTAAGTGAAGGCCCATATCATGTAGCAAAATTTAAAGACAGTGCTAAAGAATTTGATTTAACTAAAGAATCTGAGTTAGCTGAACTCAGAAAAGAA gtAGAAGtaagaatgaaaaaaactgTAAGCCGTGGAAATTCTGTGAGTAATGAAGTTATTTCTATGACTGTCCGTGGTCCTGGTCTCCAACGAATGGTACTTGTTGATCTACCTGGCATCATTAGT agtgTGACTCAAGGCATGGCACCTGATACACGAGAATGTATTCGTCAGATGACTACAGCACACATGTCTAATCCAAATGCAATCATTCTCTGTGTTCAAGACGGGTCTGTAGATGCAGAGAGAAGTAATGTTACAGATTTGGTATCTCAAATTGATCCACAAGGTCGACgtactattttagttttaactaaaGTTGATTTGgctgaaaaaaatatggcCAACGCAGACCGT gttaataaaattcttagtGGTAGTCTATTTCCTATGAAAGCATTGGGATACTTTGCTGTTATAACCGGCAAAGGCAGTCAAAATGATAGTATTGATAGTATAAAAGAATATGAAGAGAAGTTTTTTAGGAATTCAAAGCTATTCAG AGATTCCATTGGCATTTCATCACAATTGACAACACGTAACTTGAGTATAGCTGTTTCTGATTGTTTTTGGAAAATGGTTCGTGAAACAGTAGAGCAACAAGCAGATTCTTTTAAAGCAACTAGATACAATTTGGAGACAgaatggaaaaataattttccaag GTATTTAGAACTTGACAGGGACGATTTGTTTGAAAAGGCTCGGGGTGAAGTCTTAAATGAAGTAGTAAATCTTAGTCTTGTGTCTGTTAAGGATTGGGAAGAAAAACTTAATGCTGAACTTTGGAACAGCATTTctcattatataattgaaaatgtctATTTGCCTGCAGGCTATTCAGTGAATCAAACCAATAGTactg CAAGTTTCAATACAGTGgttgatattaaattgaaacagTTTGCAGAGGAGCAATTACCTAGAAAATCAATTAACATAGGTTGGATTGTGTTGAAAgatatgtttaaaacaatgtttgaaaaaaaccaaaaccaAAAACTTCAAGCATCCGatgaaattttagaaaatttaaaaactgctGTCATTGATGAAGCATTAACAAGACACTCTTGGGAAGacaag gcaTTAGAAATGCTACGAGTAATACAATTGAACACTTTAGAAGACAGgtgtataaaagataaatataactgGGATCAAGCAGCCCAATTCCTTACTAGTACTCtggaacataatttaaaa GTAACTGATGACTTACTAAAAGAAATGACTGGACCTTCTAACTATGAGAAATGGTTTTACTGGCAAAGTTGTACAGCTGAGCAAACTAAaagaagtaatataaaatacgaacTGGAAAATTTATTGCACTCGGATcct aaccatagtaatttattaagtaaagaTGAACAGATAACCATAAGCAACAATTTGAAACAGAAAACTGGAACACCTTATGAACTTGATGAAATATGGCAAACGTGGTATTTAGTATATAGgcgtcattattttaaaacggcTTTAGAAAATGCAcacaacattaaaaaacaattttaccatTATCAAGAAACAAATGAACTAcag aatgaatattatgatattgaaaTGTTTTGGAGAATAATACGTATGATCAAAGTAACGGCCAACGTCTTAAgacaacaaattacaaatagagaat TGAGACGTTTACATAAGGAATTGAAGGAAGTTTTGGATGAGTACAGCCAAAATAATGAGATCAAATGCAAACTGTTGACCGGTCGTCGAGTAACTCTAGTCGAAGAACTCA atAAAGTTAAACAAATCCAAGAAAAACTAGAAGATTTCATTGAAGCAttgaataaagaaaaataa
- the LOC114128116 gene encoding dynamin-like 120 kDa protein, mitochondrial isoform X1, translating to MILVINLIMEILACRRPVLLSILKKRKLIKRLNTYSHTQQRSLSNIMLRRMDRNPIFKINNPQLSRNFSMMRILNSILKLRYLVIGSAVGGGVSVSKKYQEWKDSLPDLSWLDDIFANNNTANTIQTSLKSIMDTMQDFDFDSSKSNEKLGNLKVWLDSSIDQLFKATEITESDDQSKIVEDISPIITKAATTDSKDYKQKLEMSQQELIEVQLKYQKELEKLEKENKELRKILLLAKNHKMNLRKVKKSLIDMYSELLDELNDYDSNYQTQDHLPRVIVIGDQSSGKTSVLEMIAQARIFPRGAGEMMTRAPVKVTLSEGPYHVAKFKDSAKEFDLTKESELAELRKEVEVRMKKTVSRGNSVSNEVISMTVRGPGLQRMVLVDLPGIISSVTQGMAPDTRECIRQMTTAHMSNPNAIILCVQDGSVDAERSNVTDLVSQIDPQGRRTILVLTKVDLAEKNMANADRVNKILSGSLFPMKALGYFAVITGKGSQNDSIDSIKEYEEKFFRNSKLFRDSIGISSQLTTRNLSIAVSDCFWKMVRETVEQQADSFKATRYNLETEWKNNFPRYLELDRDDLFEKARGEVLNEVVNLSLVSVKDWEEKLNAELWNSISHYIIENVYLPAGYSVNQTNSTASFNTVVDIKLKQFAEEQLPRKSINIGWIVLKDMFKTMFEKNQNQKLQASDEILENLKTAVIDEALTRHSWEDKALEMLRVIQLNTLEDRCIKDKYNWDQAAQFLTSTLEHNLKVTDDLLKEMTGPSNYEKWFYWQSCTAEQTKRSNIKYELENLLHSDPNHSNLLSKDEQITISNNLKQKTGTPYELDEIWQTWYLVYRRHYFKTALENAHNIKKQFYHYQETNELQNEYYDIEMFWRIIRMIKVTANVLRQQITNRELRRLHKELKEVLDEYSQNNEIKCKLLTGRRVTLVEELNKVKQIQEKLEDFIEALNKEK from the exons atGATACTAGTG attaatttaataatggagATATTAGCTTGTCGACGACCTGTTCTATTGAGCATTTTAAAGAAACGAAAGCTCATTAAAAGACTTAATACATACAGCCATACTCAACAAAGAAGTTTAAGCAATATTATGCTACGTAGAATGGACAGGAatccaatatttaaaataaataatccacaGTTATCAAGAAATTTTTCGATGATgcgtattttaaattcaattctaAAATTACGATATTTAGTGATAGGCAGTGCTGTTGGTGGTGGTGTATCTGTTTCAAAG aaataccaAGAATGGAAAGATTCATTACCTGATTTAAGTTGGCTGGATGATATTTTTGCCAACAATAACACAGCCAATACTATTCAAACATCATTGAAATCAATTATGGATACTATGCAGGATTTTGATTTTG ACTCTTCAAAATCTAATGAAAAATTGGGAAATTTAAAGGTCTGGCTTGATTCTAGTATTGATCAATTATTTAAGGCTACAGAAATAACTGAATCAGATGATCAAT ctaaAATTGTTGAAGATATATCTCCCATTATTACTAAAGCTGCAACAACAGACTCTAAAGATTACAAACAGAAATTGG aaatgtCACAACAAGAACTTATAGAAGTACAGTTAAAGTATCAAAAAGAACTGGAAAAACTAGAAAAGGAAAATAAAGAATTgcgaaaaatacttttacttgcaaaaaatcataaaatgaatttgagaaaagttaaa aaATCATTAATAGATATGTATTCTGAACTACTTGATGAATTGAATGATTACGATTCAAATTACCAAACTCAGGACCATTTGCCCAGAGTTATTGTAATTGGTGATCAAAGTTCTGGAAAAACATCAGTATTAGAAATGATAGCACAAGCAAGGATTTTTCctag ggGTGCTGGAGAAATGATGACCAGAGCACCTGTTAAAGTTACTTTAAGTGAAGGCCCATATCATGTAGCAAAATTTAAAGACAGTGCTAAAGAATTTGATTTAACTAAAGAATCTGAGTTAGCTGAACTCAGAAAAGAA gtAGAAGtaagaatgaaaaaaactgTAAGCCGTGGAAATTCTGTGAGTAATGAAGTTATTTCTATGACTGTCCGTGGTCCTGGTCTCCAACGAATGGTACTTGTTGATCTACCTGGCATCATTAGT agtgTGACTCAAGGCATGGCACCTGATACACGAGAATGTATTCGTCAGATGACTACAGCACACATGTCTAATCCAAATGCAATCATTCTCTGTGTTCAAGACGGGTCTGTAGATGCAGAGAGAAGTAATGTTACAGATTTGGTATCTCAAATTGATCCACAAGGTCGACgtactattttagttttaactaaaGTTGATTTGgctgaaaaaaatatggcCAACGCAGACCGT gttaataaaattcttagtGGTAGTCTATTTCCTATGAAAGCATTGGGATACTTTGCTGTTATAACCGGCAAAGGCAGTCAAAATGATAGTATTGATAGTATAAAAGAATATGAAGAGAAGTTTTTTAGGAATTCAAAGCTATTCAG AGATTCCATTGGCATTTCATCACAATTGACAACACGTAACTTGAGTATAGCTGTTTCTGATTGTTTTTGGAAAATGGTTCGTGAAACAGTAGAGCAACAAGCAGATTCTTTTAAAGCAACTAGATACAATTTGGAGACAgaatggaaaaataattttccaag GTATTTAGAACTTGACAGGGACGATTTGTTTGAAAAGGCTCGGGGTGAAGTCTTAAATGAAGTAGTAAATCTTAGTCTTGTGTCTGTTAAGGATTGGGAAGAAAAACTTAATGCTGAACTTTGGAACAGCATTTctcattatataattgaaaatgtctATTTGCCTGCAGGCTATTCAGTGAATCAAACCAATAGTactg CAAGTTTCAATACAGTGgttgatattaaattgaaacagTTTGCAGAGGAGCAATTACCTAGAAAATCAATTAACATAGGTTGGATTGTGTTGAAAgatatgtttaaaacaatgtttgaaaaaaaccaaaaccaAAAACTTCAAGCATCCGatgaaattttagaaaatttaaaaactgctGTCATTGATGAAGCATTAACAAGACACTCTTGGGAAGacaag gcaTTAGAAATGCTACGAGTAATACAATTGAACACTTTAGAAGACAGgtgtataaaagataaatataactgGGATCAAGCAGCCCAATTCCTTACTAGTACTCtggaacataatttaaaa GTAACTGATGACTTACTAAAAGAAATGACTGGACCTTCTAACTATGAGAAATGGTTTTACTGGCAAAGTTGTACAGCTGAGCAAACTAAaagaagtaatataaaatacgaacTGGAAAATTTATTGCACTCGGATcct aaccatagtaatttattaagtaaagaTGAACAGATAACCATAAGCAACAATTTGAAACAGAAAACTGGAACACCTTATGAACTTGATGAAATATGGCAAACGTGGTATTTAGTATATAGgcgtcattattttaaaacggcTTTAGAAAATGCAcacaacattaaaaaacaattttaccatTATCAAGAAACAAATGAACTAcag aatgaatattatgatattgaaaTGTTTTGGAGAATAATACGTATGATCAAAGTAACGGCCAACGTCTTAAgacaacaaattacaaatagagaat TGAGACGTTTACATAAGGAATTGAAGGAAGTTTTGGATGAGTACAGCCAAAATAATGAGATCAAATGCAAACTGTTGACCGGTCGTCGAGTAACTCTAGTCGAAGAACTCA atAAAGTTAAACAAATCCAAGAAAAACTAGAAGATTTCATTGAAGCAttgaataaagaaaaataa